A genomic stretch from Sphingomonas faeni includes:
- a CDS encoding alpha-D-glucose phosphate-specific phosphoglucomutase, translating to MIRTVSTTPYTDQKPGTSGLRKKVKVFQQANYAENFVQSVFDVVEDKAGATLVIGGDGRFLNREVIQVAIRMAAANGFGRVIVGRGGILSTPAASHMIRKRGAIGGLVLSASHNPGGPDEDFGIKYNIANGGPAPEGVTDAINARTLEIDRWLTVDADDIDLDSDGEVTVGDMPVEIVDPVEDYAALMETLFDFDAIRAAKLTMAFDAMSAVTGPYAKEILERRLGFAPGTVRNGEPLPDFGGHHPDPNLVHAHALYETMMAPDAPDFGAASDGDGDRNLIIGKHRFVTPSDSLAMLAANAHLAPGYAGGLKGIARSMPTSAAADRVAQALGIPAYETPTGWKFFGNLLDADMATICGEESAGTGSDHVREKDGLWAVLLWLNILAVRGESVDTIARDHWAKFGRNYYARHDYEGVETPRADALMAALRASLATLPGRQFGDLTVETADEFAYTDPTDGSISRNQGVRILFEGGSRVVFRLSGTGTTGATLRVYLERYEPVGGDLDRDTGEMLASIVAAAESIAGIAAHTGRTAPDVIT from the coding sequence ATGATCCGCACCGTTTCGACCACGCCCTACACCGATCAGAAGCCCGGCACGTCGGGCCTGCGCAAGAAGGTGAAGGTCTTCCAGCAGGCCAATTATGCCGAGAATTTCGTCCAGAGCGTGTTCGACGTCGTGGAGGACAAGGCAGGCGCGACGCTGGTCATCGGCGGTGACGGCCGCTTCCTCAACCGCGAAGTGATTCAGGTCGCGATCCGCATGGCCGCGGCGAACGGCTTCGGCCGCGTGATCGTCGGCCGCGGTGGCATCCTCTCGACGCCCGCCGCGAGCCACATGATCCGCAAGCGTGGCGCGATCGGCGGGCTCGTCCTCTCGGCAAGCCACAACCCTGGTGGTCCCGACGAAGATTTCGGGATCAAGTACAACATCGCCAATGGCGGCCCCGCGCCCGAGGGCGTCACTGACGCGATCAACGCGCGGACGCTCGAGATCGACCGCTGGCTGACCGTCGACGCCGACGACATCGATCTCGACAGCGACGGCGAAGTCACGGTTGGCGACATGCCCGTCGAGATCGTCGATCCCGTCGAAGATTACGCGGCCCTCATGGAAACGCTGTTCGATTTCGACGCGATCCGTGCGGCCAAGCTCACGATGGCGTTCGACGCGATGAGCGCGGTCACTGGGCCATACGCTAAGGAAATCCTCGAACGTCGCCTGGGCTTCGCGCCCGGCACGGTCCGCAACGGCGAACCGCTCCCCGATTTCGGCGGCCATCACCCCGACCCCAACCTCGTCCACGCCCACGCATTGTACGAGACGATGATGGCGCCCGACGCGCCCGATTTCGGCGCGGCATCGGACGGCGACGGCGACCGCAACCTCATCATCGGCAAGCACCGCTTCGTCACCCCCTCGGACAGCCTCGCGATGCTGGCCGCCAACGCACACCTCGCGCCCGGCTACGCAGGCGGCCTGAAGGGCATCGCCCGCTCGATGCCGACCAGCGCCGCCGCCGACCGCGTCGCGCAAGCGCTCGGCATCCCCGCCTACGAGACACCGACCGGCTGGAAGTTCTTCGGCAATCTGCTCGACGCCGACATGGCGACGATCTGCGGCGAGGAGAGCGCGGGCACCGGCTCCGACCATGTCCGCGAGAAGGACGGCCTGTGGGCGGTGCTCCTTTGGCTCAACATTCTCGCGGTACGCGGTGAAAGCGTCGACACGATCGCCCGCGATCACTGGGCGAAGTTCGGCCGCAACTATTACGCCCGCCACGATTACGAGGGCGTCGAGACGCCGCGCGCCGACGCGTTGATGGCGGCCTTGCGCGCGAGCCTTGCTACCCTCCCCGGCCGGCAGTTCGGCGACCTCACTGTCGAGACCGCGGACGAGTTCGCCTATACCGACCCGACCGACGGCTCGATCAGCCGCAACCAGGGCGTCCGCATCCTGTTCGAAGGCGGCAGCCGCGTGGTGTTCCGCCTATCGGGCACCGGCACCACCGGCGCGACACTCCGCGTGTATCTCGAACGCTACGAACCCGTCGGTGGCGATCTCGACCGCGATACCGGCGAGATGCTCGCCAGCATCGTCGCCGCCGCGGAGTCGATTGCGGGAATCGCGGCACACACCGGCCGCACCGCGCCCGACGTCATCACCTGA
- a CDS encoding plasmid stabilization protein, with protein MPQGDKSAYTDKQKRKAAHIADGYEERGVPEKEAEARAWASVNKDSGGGNKSGSGRGKADTHAASHEGGKRAAGRSDAAKSAAAKKGWETRRKNAG; from the coding sequence ATGCCACAGGGCGACAAGAGCGCGTATACCGACAAGCAGAAGCGCAAGGCCGCGCATATCGCGGACGGCTATGAGGAGCGCGGCGTTCCTGAGAAGGAAGCCGAGGCGCGGGCTTGGGCTAGCGTGAACAAGGATTCGGGCGGGGGCAACAAGTCCGGCTCGGGTCGCGGCAAGGCCGATACGCATGCGGCATCGCATGAGGGCGGGAAGCGGGCGGCGGGGCGTAGCGATGCTGCGAAGTCGGCGGCTGCGAAGAAGGGTTGGGAGACTCGGCGGAAGAATGCCGGGTAA
- the glgC gene encoding glucose-1-phosphate adenylyltransferase — translation MERRGQPLARDAMAYVLAGGRGSRLMELTDTRAKPAVYFGGKARIIDFALSNAINSGIRRIGVATQYKAHSLIRHLQSGWNFLRSERNESFDILPASQRISEFQWYEGTADAVYQNIDIIESHAPEYMVILAGDHIYKMDYELILQQHCETGADVTIACLEVPRMEAVAFGVMAVDEHDNVTDFVEKPADPPAVPGNPDIALASMGIYVFTTKLLFEELRRDAATPGSARDFGKDIIPYLVKNGKAVAHRFSDSCVRSGLEVEAYWRDVGTVDAYWEANIDLTDPVPKLDLYDRSWPLWTYSEVTPPAKFVHADDGRRGEAVSSLVSGDCIISGSSIHRSLIFTGTRAHSYSMLDQAVILPHCVIGRGARLSKVVVDRGVEIPDGLIVGEDAEADAQRFRRTDSGVTLVTKSMIDRLIA, via the coding sequence GTGGAACGGCGGGGACAGCCATTGGCGCGCGACGCGATGGCGTATGTGCTGGCCGGCGGCCGCGGCAGTCGCCTGATGGAGCTGACCGATACGCGCGCGAAACCCGCGGTGTATTTCGGCGGCAAGGCGCGCATCATCGACTTCGCGCTGTCGAACGCGATCAACTCGGGCATTCGCCGGATCGGGGTCGCGACGCAGTACAAGGCGCATTCGCTGATCCGCCACCTCCAGAGCGGGTGGAACTTCCTCCGCTCGGAGCGCAACGAGAGCTTCGACATCCTGCCCGCGTCACAGCGGATCAGCGAGTTCCAATGGTATGAAGGCACCGCCGACGCGGTCTACCAGAACATCGACATCATCGAGAGCCACGCGCCCGAATACATGGTCATTCTGGCCGGCGATCACATCTACAAGATGGATTACGAGCTGATCCTTCAGCAGCATTGCGAGACCGGCGCGGACGTCACCATCGCCTGCCTCGAAGTGCCGCGGATGGAGGCGGTCGCGTTCGGCGTGATGGCGGTCGATGAGCATGACAACGTGACCGATTTCGTCGAGAAACCCGCCGATCCGCCCGCCGTACCCGGCAATCCGGACATCGCGCTGGCATCGATGGGGATCTACGTCTTCACGACCAAGCTGCTGTTCGAAGAATTGCGCCGCGACGCCGCGACACCCGGTTCCGCGCGCGATTTCGGCAAGGACATCATTCCGTACCTCGTCAAGAACGGCAAGGCGGTCGCGCACCGTTTCTCCGATAGCTGCGTCCGTTCCGGGCTGGAGGTCGAGGCCTATTGGCGCGACGTCGGCACGGTAGATGCCTATTGGGAGGCCAATATCGACCTCACTGACCCCGTGCCGAAGCTCGACCTCTATGACCGTAGCTGGCCGCTCTGGACTTATTCGGAGGTCACGCCGCCGGCAAAATTCGTCCACGCCGACGACGGCCGCCGCGGAGAGGCAGTGTCGTCGCTCGTGTCGGGCGATTGCATTATCTCGGGCTCGTCGATCCACCGGAGCCTGATCTTCACCGGTACGCGAGCGCATAGCTATTCGATGCTGGATCAAGCCGTAATCCTGCCCCACTGCGTGATCGGCCGCGGTGCGCGTCTGTCAAAGGTGGTGGTCGATCGCGGCGTGGAGATTCCCGACGGCCTTATCGTAGGCGAGGATGCGGAGGCGGACGCTCAACGCTTTCGCCGTACCGACAGCGGTGTGACGCTGGTAACGAAGTCCATGATCGACCGGCTGATCGCGTGA
- a CDS encoding HpcH/HpaI aldolase/citrate lyase family protein — protein MTIRRRRSALYMPASNARAIVKARTLDCDVVILDLEDAVAPDEKAAARDRVVKAVREGGFGERELVVRVNGLDTPWYADDITALRSIGVDAVLVPKVSSVADLIAVCASLGEDGPPIWAMIETCAAILAFPALSAAAAETRLTALVAGTNDLAKEMRCRLGADRMPLIPALTTTIMAARAAGIVALDGVCNALDDPARFTAECLQGAMLGFDGKTLIHPSQIDAANEGFGPSEDELAWARTIVAAFSAPENADKGAIRLGGQMVERLHLAEAEATLASFG, from the coding sequence ATGACGATCAGACGCCGCCGCAGCGCGCTCTACATGCCCGCCTCGAACGCCCGTGCGATCGTGAAAGCGCGCACACTCGATTGCGACGTCGTCATCCTCGACCTCGAGGATGCCGTCGCGCCGGACGAAAAGGCCGCGGCGCGGGACCGCGTGGTGAAGGCGGTCCGCGAAGGTGGGTTCGGCGAGCGCGAACTGGTCGTACGGGTCAACGGCCTCGATACCCCCTGGTATGCCGACGATATCACCGCGCTCCGCTCAATAGGCGTGGACGCGGTGCTCGTCCCCAAGGTGTCGTCGGTCGCGGACCTGATCGCAGTCTGCGCATCGCTCGGCGAAGATGGCCCGCCAATCTGGGCAATGATCGAGACCTGCGCCGCGATCCTGGCCTTCCCCGCCCTCTCCGCAGCGGCAGCCGAAACGCGCCTCACCGCGCTGGTCGCCGGCACCAACGACCTCGCCAAGGAGATGCGCTGCCGCCTCGGCGCCGACCGCATGCCGCTGATCCCGGCGCTCACCACGACGATCATGGCCGCCCGAGCCGCCGGCATCGTGGCGCTAGACGGTGTATGCAACGCCCTCGACGACCCGGCCCGCTTCACCGCCGAGTGCTTGCAAGGCGCGATGCTCGGCTTCGACGGAAAGACGCTGATCCACCCCAGTCAGATCGACGCCGCGAACGAAGGTTTCGGACCGAGCGAAGACGAGTTGGCTTGGGCGCGCACGATCGTCGCCGCCTTTTCCGCGCCCGAGAATGCCGACAAGGGTGCGATCCGGTTAGGCGGTCAGATGGTGGAACGCCTGCATCTTGCCGAGGCGGAGGCGACGTTGGCCAGCTTCGGCTGA
- a CDS encoding glycogen/starch/alpha-glucan phosphorylase: MTSDTAVQQPAQDLADSILDTLVHRIGKDAQAARPHDWLAATILTVRNDIVERWMASTKTAHAAGAKRVYYLSLEFLIGRLLRDAVTNLQRNDEVTRALALHGVDLAELEEIEPDAALGNGGLGRLAACFMESMASLELPAYGYGIRYVNGMFRQRIDDGWQVEMPENWLAHGNPWEFERRESAYFVSFGGEVTASDSGQIHWSPSEAVEATAVDTPVVGWRGKHVNTLRLWTARAFDPIKLDRFNAGDFSGALADQTRAETLTRVLYPNDSTAAGQELRLRQEYFFSSASIQDIVRRHVQYFGDIRTLPDKAAIQLNDTHPAVSVAELMRLLIDHHEFAFDEAWKITRATFGYTNHTLLPEALESWPLPLFERLLPRHMQIVYAINAKLLREARGVEGIDDRAISAISLIDEGGERRVRMANLAFAGSHSVNGVAALHTQLMKKTVFADLHKLYPTRINNKTNGITPRRWLQQCNPGLTALIRDAIGDGFLDDAEKLVDLDVFAEDSGFRERFAGVKRSNKVALANHIKESMGLRVDPDAMFDVQIKRIHEYKRQLLNIIETVALYDQIRSHPERDWTPRVKLFAGKAASSYHNAKLVIKLANDVARRINADPSVGGLLKVAFLPNYNVSLAEKIIPAADLSEQISTAGLEASGTGNMKFAMNGALTIGTLDGANIEIKDRVGDDNIFIFGMTADEVEAKRANGYDPRSVIDGSNELRQAVSAIASGVFSPDDKTRYAGLMVGLYEGDWFMLAADFDSYATAQRAVDTRWNDRDAWVASTVRNVARVGWFSSDRTIREYAREIWTVM, from the coding sequence GTGACCTCAGACACCGCCGTACAGCAGCCCGCCCAAGATCTCGCCGACTCGATCCTCGACACGCTCGTCCACCGCATTGGCAAGGATGCGCAGGCCGCGCGGCCGCACGACTGGCTGGCCGCGACGATCCTGACGGTCCGCAACGATATCGTCGAGCGCTGGATGGCATCGACCAAGACGGCACATGCGGCGGGTGCCAAGCGCGTCTATTATCTCAGCCTCGAATTCCTGATCGGCCGGTTGCTGCGCGACGCGGTGACCAATCTGCAGCGCAACGACGAAGTCACGCGCGCGCTCGCGCTGCACGGCGTCGACCTTGCCGAGCTGGAGGAAATCGAGCCCGATGCAGCGCTCGGGAATGGCGGTCTGGGGCGGCTGGCGGCGTGTTTCATGGAGAGCATGGCGAGCCTCGAGCTGCCCGCATACGGCTACGGCATCCGCTACGTGAACGGCATGTTCCGCCAGCGGATCGACGATGGCTGGCAGGTCGAGATGCCCGAGAACTGGCTCGCGCACGGTAACCCCTGGGAGTTCGAACGTCGCGAGAGTGCCTATTTCGTCAGCTTCGGCGGCGAAGTGACGGCATCCGACAGCGGCCAGATCCATTGGAGTCCGTCCGAGGCGGTCGAGGCCACCGCCGTCGATACGCCCGTGGTCGGCTGGCGCGGCAAGCACGTCAACACGCTCCGCCTCTGGACCGCCCGGGCGTTCGATCCGATCAAGCTCGACCGGTTCAACGCGGGCGATTTCTCGGGCGCCCTCGCCGATCAGACGCGCGCCGAAACGCTGACCCGTGTCCTCTACCCCAACGACTCCACCGCCGCCGGGCAGGAACTCCGCCTGCGCCAGGAGTACTTCTTCTCCTCCGCGTCGATCCAGGACATCGTCCGCCGCCACGTCCAGTATTTCGGCGACATCCGCACCTTGCCCGACAAGGCTGCGATCCAGCTCAACGACACGCACCCCGCGGTGTCGGTCGCGGAACTGATGCGGCTCCTGATCGACCATCACGAATTCGCGTTCGACGAAGCGTGGAAGATCACGCGCGCGACCTTCGGCTACACCAACCACACGCTGCTGCCCGAGGCGCTGGAGAGTTGGCCATTGCCGCTGTTCGAGCGCCTGCTGCCGCGGCACATGCAGATCGTCTATGCGATCAACGCCAAGTTGTTGCGGGAAGCGCGCGGTGTCGAAGGTATCGACGACCGCGCGATATCCGCGATCAGCCTGATCGACGAAGGTGGGGAGCGGCGCGTGCGGATGGCGAACCTCGCCTTTGCCGGCTCGCACAGCGTCAACGGCGTCGCCGCGCTGCATACGCAGCTGATGAAGAAGACGGTCTTCGCCGATCTCCACAAGCTGTATCCGACGCGAATCAACAACAAGACCAACGGCATCACCCCGCGCCGCTGGCTCCAGCAGTGCAACCCCGGCCTGACCGCGCTGATCCGCGATGCGATCGGCGACGGCTTCCTCGACGATGCCGAAAAGCTCGTCGATCTGGATGTTTTCGCCGAGGATTCCGGTTTCAGGGAGCGCTTTGCGGGGGTGAAGCGTTCGAACAAGGTGGCACTGGCAAATCACATCAAGGAGAGCATGGGGCTCCGCGTCGATCCGGACGCGATGTTCGACGTGCAGATCAAGCGCATCCACGAATATAAGCGCCAGCTGCTCAACATCATCGAGACGGTCGCGCTCTATGACCAGATCCGCAGCCATCCCGAACGCGACTGGACGCCTCGCGTGAAGCTGTTCGCAGGGAAGGCGGCGTCGAGCTATCACAACGCGAAACTCGTCATCAAACTGGCGAACGACGTCGCGCGCCGGATCAACGCCGATCCGTCGGTCGGTGGCCTGCTCAAGGTCGCGTTCCTGCCCAATTACAACGTGTCGCTGGCGGAGAAGATCATTCCCGCCGCCGATCTCAGCGAACAGATCTCGACCGCCGGACTCGAGGCGTCGGGCACCGGCAACATGAAGTTCGCGATGAACGGCGCGCTGACGATCGGCACGCTCGACGGGGCGAACATTGAGATCAAGGATCGCGTCGGCGACGACAACATCTTCATCTTCGGCATGACTGCGGACGAGGTCGAGGCGAAGCGCGCCAACGGCTATGATCCGCGCAGCGTGATCGACGGCTCGAACGAACTGCGCCAGGCGGTGTCGGCGATCGCGTCCGGCGTGTTCTCGCCCGACGACAAGACGCGCTATGCCGGGCTGATGGTTGGGCTGTACGAGGGAGACTGGTTCATGCTCGCCGCCGATTTCGACAGCTATGCCACCGCCCAACGTGCGGTCGACACGCGCTGGAACGACCGCGACGCGTGGGTCGCCTCGACCGTGCGCAACGTGGCGCGCGTCGGCTGGTTCTCGTCCGACCGCACGATCCGCGAATATGCGCGCGAAATCTGGACGGTGATGTGA
- the glgB gene encoding 1,4-alpha-glucan branching protein GlgB has protein sequence MKPPEGAIVALLEGRHDDPFSLLGVHNGPTGVFARVWLPGADKAEAHALDGTALGTLPRMDDRGLFEGPIEGDPQPVKYHAEAGDTSWWVTDPYSFGPVLGPIDDLLMAEGTHRRLHDKMGAHLIEHEGAHGVHFALWAPNAQRVSVVGDFNDWDGRRHAMRKRGDVGVWEIFIPDIAEYRAYKFEIVGPDGQLQPLKADPFAFASELRPANASITRKLAHDWADTDHRKHWSSVDPRRVPISIYEVHAGSWDRDENDWFLTWDALADRLIPYVVEMGFTHIEFLPISEHPYDPSWGYQTTGLYAPSARFGDVEGFARFVDGAHLAGIGVLLDWVPAHFPTDAFGLAHFDGTALYEHEDPRLGFHPDWNTAIYNFGRREVASFLVNNALFWAERYHIDGLRVDAVASMLYRDYSRKAGEWIPNEQGGRENWEAVAFLRDMNREIYGQHPGVFTIAEESTSWPGVSAPVSDDGKSGGLGFGFKWNMGFMHDTLQYMARDPLHRKHHHGEINFGLVYAFSENFVLPLSHDEVVHGKGSLLTKMPGDDWQQFANLRAYYAFMWGYPGKKLLFMGQEFAQRREWSEARALDWCLRNSRSHEGVRNLVRDLNTVYREKPALHARDCEGEGFEWLIADDAANSVFAWLRKAPGAKPVAIIANMTPIARAPYRIPLPLDGRWCEIINSDAHEYWGSGLGNLGGVVAKDGAAWVTLPPLATIMLEFEE, from the coding sequence GTGAAGCCACCCGAAGGCGCCATTGTTGCCCTCCTCGAAGGGCGTCACGACGATCCCTTCTCGTTGCTCGGCGTCCACAACGGGCCGACCGGCGTGTTCGCGCGCGTCTGGCTGCCCGGCGCGGACAAGGCGGAGGCGCACGCACTCGACGGCACTGCACTCGGCACCCTGCCCCGCATGGACGATCGTGGCCTGTTCGAGGGGCCCATTGAGGGCGATCCGCAGCCCGTGAAATATCACGCCGAGGCAGGCGACACGTCGTGGTGGGTCACCGACCCCTACAGCTTCGGCCCCGTCCTCGGCCCGATCGACGACCTGCTGATGGCCGAGGGCACGCACCGACGTCTCCACGACAAGATGGGCGCGCACCTGATCGAGCACGAAGGCGCGCACGGCGTCCATTTCGCGCTCTGGGCGCCCAACGCGCAACGCGTGTCGGTGGTCGGCGACTTCAACGACTGGGACGGCCGCCGCCACGCGATGCGCAAGCGCGGCGACGTCGGCGTGTGGGAGATCTTCATCCCCGACATCGCCGAATATCGCGCGTACAAGTTCGAGATCGTCGGCCCCGATGGCCAGCTTCAACCGCTCAAGGCCGACCCGTTCGCGTTTGCGTCCGAACTCCGCCCCGCCAACGCCTCGATCACGCGCAAGCTAGCGCATGACTGGGCCGACACCGATCACCGCAAGCACTGGTCCTCGGTCGATCCCCGCCGCGTGCCGATCAGCATCTACGAAGTCCACGCCGGTTCATGGGACCGTGACGAGAACGACTGGTTCCTCACCTGGGACGCGCTTGCCGACCGTCTGATCCCGTACGTCGTCGAGATGGGCTTCACGCACATCGAATTCCTGCCGATCAGCGAACACCCGTACGACCCGAGTTGGGGCTACCAGACCACCGGCCTCTACGCGCCCTCCGCGCGGTTCGGCGACGTCGAAGGGTTCGCGCGGTTCGTCGACGGCGCGCATCTCGCCGGGATCGGCGTGCTGCTCGACTGGGTGCCCGCGCATTTCCCGACCGACGCGTTCGGGCTGGCGCATTTCGACGGCACCGCGCTGTACGAACACGAGGACCCACGGCTCGGCTTCCACCCCGACTGGAACACCGCGATCTACAATTTCGGGCGGCGCGAAGTTGCGTCGTTTCTCGTCAACAACGCACTGTTCTGGGCCGAGCGCTATCACATCGACGGCCTCCGCGTGGATGCGGTCGCTTCGATGCTATACCGCGATTATTCGCGCAAGGCCGGCGAATGGATCCCCAACGAGCAAGGCGGTCGCGAGAATTGGGAAGCCGTCGCGTTCCTCCGCGACATGAACCGCGAGATCTATGGCCAACACCCCGGCGTCTTCACGATCGCCGAGGAATCGACGTCGTGGCCGGGCGTGTCGGCGCCCGTCAGCGACGACGGCAAGAGCGGCGGCTTAGGCTTCGGGTTCAAGTGGAACATGGGCTTCATGCACGACACGCTCCAGTACATGGCGCGCGATCCGCTGCACCGGAAGCACCACCACGGCGAGATCAATTTCGGCCTCGTCTACGCGTTCAGCGAGAATTTCGTCCTGCCGCTCAGCCATGACGAGGTCGTCCACGGCAAGGGTTCGCTGCTGACCAAGATGCCCGGCGACGACTGGCAGCAATTCGCCAATCTGCGCGCCTATTACGCGTTCATGTGGGGCTATCCGGGCAAGAAACTGCTCTTCATGGGGCAGGAATTCGCGCAACGCCGCGAATGGTCGGAAGCGCGCGCGCTCGACTGGTGCCTGCGCAACAGTCGCAGCCATGAGGGCGTCCGCAACCTCGTCCGCGACCTTAACACCGTCTACCGCGAGAAGCCGGCGCTGCATGCGCGCGATTGCGAGGGCGAAGGCTTCGAATGGCTGATAGCCGACGATGCTGCCAACTCGGTATTCGCGTGGCTGCGCAAGGCCCCGGGCGCAAAGCCGGTCGCGATCATCGCCAACATGACGCCGATTGCGCGAGCCCCCTACCGCATACCGCTGCCGCTCGACGGCCGCTGGTGCGAGATCATCAACAGCGACGCGCATGAATATTGGGGCAGCGGCCTCGGCAATCTCGGCGGCGTCGTCGCCAAGGATGGCGCGGCTTGGGTCACCTTGCCCCCGCTCGCGACGATCATGCTGGAGTTCGAGGAATAA
- a CDS encoding ABC-type transport auxiliary lipoprotein family protein, with translation MKTPLILIAMLPLAGCISFGAKPPPTLLTLTSASSVPVGQNQDSATAKSITIQVPVVPQSLATARVPVQATPTSIAYVTDAQWAEPPARLFSRLVSDTVAARTGLVVLSTAQSVGDPGGLLGGELRSFGLDATTREAVVTFDASLTRVGKTTVEKHRFEARVPVSAIDAPSAAAGINQAANTVATQVADWIGR, from the coding sequence ATGAAGACACCGCTCATCCTGATCGCGATGCTGCCACTTGCCGGGTGCATCAGCTTCGGCGCGAAACCGCCCCCCACGCTGCTGACGTTGACGAGTGCATCGTCGGTGCCGGTCGGCCAGAACCAGGATTCAGCGACCGCGAAGTCGATCACGATCCAGGTCCCGGTCGTGCCGCAGTCGCTGGCGACCGCGCGCGTGCCGGTGCAGGCGACGCCGACCTCGATCGCGTACGTGACCGACGCGCAGTGGGCCGAGCCCCCGGCGCGGCTGTTCTCGCGGCTGGTGTCGGATACGGTTGCGGCGCGCACCGGGTTGGTGGTGTTGTCGACGGCGCAATCGGTCGGCGATCCGGGTGGGCTGCTCGGCGGCGAACTGCGGTCGTTCGGACTGGATGCGACGACTCGCGAGGCCGTGGTGACGTTCGATGCGTCGCTGACGCGCGTGGGCAAGACGACGGTCGAGAAGCATCGTTTCGAGGCACGCGTGCCGGTTTCGGCGATCGACGCACCGTCGGCTGCGGCTGGGATCAATCAGGCGGCGAATACCGTTGCGACGCAGGTGGCGGACTGGATCGGTCGGTGA
- the glgA gene encoding glycogen synthase GlgA — protein MMRVLSVASEAYPLIKTGGLADVVGALPAALAPHNVALTTFLPGYPALAAVTKRAKVVHRYTDLLGTEARILKTKIGDHPLLVLDAPALFARGGGPYGDATGADWPDNWRRFAAFSRAAADLASGTVPGYAFDILHAHDWQAAMAPAYLRYAPGPANAAKTVVTIHNIAFQGRYGYDIFADLALPDIAFALDGVEYYGGVGYLKAGLEAADAITTVSPTYAAEIRRAEFGMGLEGLINDRANRVTGIVNGIDPAVWNPETDAALPARYTARTLARRRTNKRAIETLFGLDTEDGPLFTVVSRLTGQKGMDVLAGALDELVALGGRLALLGSGDTDLERAFLDAAERHPGRIGVRIGYDEPVSHLLQGGADAILIPSRFEPCGLTQLYGLAYGCIPVVARTGGLADTVIDANEAAIAAGVATGIQHDGVTPEALSHALRRTLALYARPDRWAMLQRNAMRADFSWDESGRRYANLYSSLLEPA, from the coding sequence ATGATGCGCGTCCTCTCGGTAGCTTCCGAAGCCTATCCCCTCATAAAAACTGGCGGTCTCGCAGACGTCGTCGGCGCGCTTCCGGCTGCGCTGGCGCCGCACAACGTCGCCCTGACCACCTTTCTCCCCGGCTACCCCGCGCTCGCCGCCGTCACCAAGCGCGCGAAAGTCGTCCACCGCTATACCGACCTGCTCGGCACCGAAGCCCGTATCCTCAAGACCAAGATCGGCGACCACCCGCTCCTCGTCCTCGACGCCCCTGCCCTTTTCGCCCGAGGCGGCGGCCCTTACGGCGACGCGACCGGTGCGGACTGGCCCGACAACTGGCGCCGTTTCGCCGCGTTCAGCCGCGCCGCCGCCGATCTCGCCTCGGGCACCGTCCCCGGTTACGCGTTCGACATCCTCCACGCGCACGACTGGCAGGCGGCGATGGCCCCGGCCTATCTCCGCTACGCCCCCGGTCCTGCCAACGCCGCCAAAACCGTCGTGACGATCCACAACATCGCGTTCCAGGGGCGCTACGGCTACGACATCTTCGCCGACCTCGCGCTGCCCGACATCGCCTTCGCGCTCGACGGCGTCGAATATTATGGCGGTGTCGGCTACCTCAAGGCCGGTCTCGAAGCCGCCGACGCGATCACCACCGTCAGCCCGACCTACGCCGCCGAAATCCGCCGCGCGGAGTTCGGCATGGGTCTCGAAGGCCTGATCAACGATCGCGCGAACCGCGTGACGGGTATCGTCAACGGCATCGACCCCGCCGTCTGGAACCCCGAAACCGACGCGGCGCTCCCCGCCCGCTACACCGCGCGCACGCTCGCCCGCCGACGCACCAACAAGCGCGCGATTGAGACATTGTTCGGGCTCGATACCGAAGACGGTCCGCTCTTCACCGTCGTCAGCCGCCTCACCGGGCAAAAGGGCATGGACGTGCTCGCCGGCGCGCTCGACGAACTGGTCGCACTAGGCGGCCGGCTCGCATTGCTCGGCTCAGGCGACACGGACCTCGAGCGCGCGTTCCTGGACGCCGCCGAACGCCACCCCGGCAGGATCGGCGTCCGCATCGGCTATGACGAACCCGTCTCGCACCTGCTCCAAGGCGGCGCCGACGCGATCCTGATCCCGTCGCGGTTCGAACCCTGCGGCCTGACGCAGCTCTACGGGCTCGCCTATGGCTGCATCCCCGTCGTCGCGCGCACCGGCGGTCTCGCCGATACGGTGATCGACGCCAACGAAGCCGCGATTGCAGCCGGCGTCGCCACCGGAATCCAGCACGACGGCGTCACGCCCGAAGCGCTCAGCCACGCGCTGCGCCGAACGCTCGCCCTCTATGCACGCCCCGATCGCTGGGCCATGTTGCAGCGCAACGCAATGCGCGCGGACTTCTCGTGGGACGAGAGCGGCCGCCGCTACGCAAACCTTTATTCGAGCCTCCTGGAGCCCGCATGA